A region of Dermochelys coriacea isolate rDerCor1 chromosome 1, rDerCor1.pri.v4, whole genome shotgun sequence DNA encodes the following proteins:
- the LOC119863332 gene encoding olfactory receptor 52K2-like produces MQETPFCLRVGYFLPYSMSDSNITYFTNPSTFILMGIPGLEWAHVWLSIPFCVMYAIAILGNFTILFVVKRELNLRAPMYYFLCMLAVSNLVLSTSLLPKMLIIFWFNSREINFSACLTQMYFIHSFSAMESGILMAMAFDRYVAICHPLRHSTILTNPVVAKIGLAVVLRGGMLGLPCAFLARRWPYCKTNIIPDTYCTHIAVVKLACTDTRISSYYGLFVLFCVIGLDMFFVALSYMQILRAIFSLPTKDARLKTLVTCSSHLFSILAFYIPAVFSSLMYRSGQNVALHFRVLVGNLNLLVPPMLNPIIYGVRTKQIQDRLLRLFIHKDI; encoded by the coding sequence ATGCAGGAGACACCGTTCTGCCTCAGAGTTGGATACTTTCTTCCCTActccatgtcagattccaacaTAACCTacttcaccaacccctccaccttcatcctgATGGGCATCCCTGGCCTGGAGTGGGCTCATGTCTGGCTTTCCATCCCCTTCTGTGTCATGTATGCCATAGCCATTTTGGGGAACTTCACCATCCTATTTGTCGTGAAGAGGGAGCTGAACCTCCGTGCCcccatgtactatttcctctgcatgctggcAGTCAGCAACCTGGTCCTGTCTACATCCCTGCTGCCCAAAATGCTGATCatcttctggttcaattccaggGAGATCAACTTCAGTGCCTGTCTCACCCAGATGTACTTCATTCACTCCTTCTCAGCGATGGAGTCTGGGATTCTCATGGCCATGGCTTTTGATCGCTACGTGGCCATCTGCcatcccctgagacattccaccaTCCTGACAAACCCCGTGGTGGCCAAGATCGGCCTGGCTGTGGTGCTGCGTGGTGGCATGCTTGGACTGCCCTGTGCCTTCCTGGCGAGGCGGTGGCCATATTGCAAAACCAACATCATCCCCGATACGTACTGCACACATATAGCTGTGGTGAAGCTGGCCTGCACTGATACCCGCATCAGTAGTTACTATGGCCTCTTTGTGCTCTTCTGTGTGATAGGTCTGGATATGTTTTTTGTTGCATTGTCCTATATGCAGATCCTCAGGGCCATCTTCAGCCTCCCCACAAAGGATGCCCGGCTCAAGACTTTGgtgacctgcagctcccatctctTTTCCATCTTAGCCTTTTACATCCCAGCTGTCTTCTCCTCCCTCATGTACCGGTCTGGCCAGAATGTGGCCCTTCATTTCCGTGTTCTCGTTGGCAACTTGAACCTCCTGGTGCCCCCCATGCTAAACCCCATTATCTACGGAGTGAGGACCAAACAGATCCAGGACAGGCTGCTTCGGCTCTTTATTCATAAAGACATCTAA